One window of Cydia pomonella isolate Wapato2018A chromosome 5, ilCydPomo1, whole genome shotgun sequence genomic DNA carries:
- the LOC133518052 gene encoding venom serine carboxypeptidase-like, with the protein MLLIWAFTLVCAASCSERFSLPDLPPGEAPDRILKFMEDTYKTGRGKSASDAGEPLLLTPLIEQNKLEEAREAAKVYSDYILPDMDSYAGYLTVNKECNANLWFWYFPVTDKKVEETPWIIWLQGGPGVSSLYGLFTEIGPFVVNEDGNLEELKYSWGKNHSLLFIDNPVGTGFSFTSDDRGYATNQTTIGENLYTALQQFLTMFPELRKAPLTIAGESYAGKHIPSIGIQILWNRERDQDQPINLQGLAIGNGFIDPLSLQRYSYFVREVGLVDDNVADSMRHLELAVTQFINNGEMVKAYAYYNYLLTTFLRESQLDNLYNFLQTDIGLGGPHIEYLERNEVRRALHVGNTNFTSVGVVYRKLVPDFMNSAKTWLEELLENYRVMLYNGHLDIIVAYHPSVNTYNSLNFSGTKTYMTAKRNPWYHDDKLAGYVKTAGNLTEVMVLGAGHMVPADKPAPALGLVSAFARGLSLDDDTGNLVNIDRKSLRTRQLPAQ; encoded by the exons ATGTTGTTAATTTGGGCATTTACTTTAGT CTGTGCAGCATCATGCTCGGAACGGTTCTCCCTGCCCGACCTGCCTCCTGGCGAGGCACCGGACCGCATCCTCAAGTTCATGGAGGATACGTACAAGACCGGCCGAGGCAAGTCTGCGTCCGACGCGGGGGAGCCTCTGCTCCTTACTCCTCTCATTGAGCAGAACAAGCTGGAGGAGGCTAGAGAGGCGGCGAAGGTTTACTCCGATTACATACTGCCTGATATGGACAGCTATGCTGGGTATTTGACG GTGAACAAAGAGTGCAATGCGAACCTCTGGTTCTGGTACTTCCCGGTGACCGATAAGAAGGTGGAGGAGACTCCCTGGATCATATGGCTGCAGGGTGGCCCTGGTGTGTCCTCGCTGTACGGACTGTTTACCGAAATCGGGCCGTTTGTCGTGAATGAAGACGGCAATTTGGAAG aacTAAAGTATTCTTGGGGCAAAAACCACTCGCTGCTGTTTATCGACAATCCCGTCGGCACAGGCTTCAGTTTTACTTCCGATGATCGAGGATATGCCACAAATCAAACCACG ATCGGCGAGAACTTGTACACAGCACTGCAGCAGTTCCTGACAATGTTCCCCGAATTGAGAAAAGCGCCACTAACGATCGCCGGCGAATCGTACGCTGGCAAGCACATCCCGTCTATCGGCATACAGATCCTTTGGAACAGGGAGAGGGACCAGGACCAGCCGATCAATCTACAG GGCCTAGCCATCGGCAACGGCTTCATAGACCCCCTGTCGCTGCAGCGTTACAGTTACTTCGTGCGCGAGGTCGGGCTGGTGGACGATAACGTCGCCGACTCTATGCGACACTTGGAGCTAGCCGTCACGCAGTTCATCAACAATGGGGAGATGGTTAAAGCCTATGCG TACTACAACTACCTGCTAACCACATTCCTTCGCGAATCCCAACTGGACAATCTCTACAACTTCCTCCAAACCGACATCGGCCTCGGCGGTCCGCATATTGAATACCTGGAACGCAACGAAGTGCGCCGCGCTCTGCACGTGGGCAACACCAACTTCACGTCGGTCGGTGTGGTGTACAGGAAGCTGGTCCCGGACTTCATGAACAGCGCGAAGACGTGGCTTGAGGAACTGCTGGAGAACTACAGGGTCATGCTTTATAA TGGACATCTCGACATCATAGTGGCGTACCATCCGTCAGTGAACACTTACAACTCTCTCAACTTTTCCGGTACGAAAACCTACATGACAGCTAAACGAAACCCTTGGTACCACGATGATAAACTCGCTGG ATACGTAAAAACTGCGGGAAACTTGACAGAAGTGATGGTTCTAGGAGCAGGACACATGGTGCCCGCTGACAAGCCGGCGCCAGCGCTCGGTCTGGTCTCGGCCTTTGCCCGCGGCCTGTCCTTGGACGATGACACGGGGAACCTCGTGAACATAGATAGAAAGTCTTTGCGGACCCGCCAACTCCCAGCACAATAG
- the LOC133518046 gene encoding transmembrane 9 superfamily member 2 gives MITTASLFVCALSLLTCVKAFYLPGLAPVNYCSKTGEDNANTCKNEIPLYVNRLNTEESVIPFEYHHFDFCTTDETQSPVENLGQVVFGERIRPSPYKLNFMENVDCAAVCTKTYKGSNPESLKKLNLLKMGMALYYQHHWILDNMPVTWCYLVDKEKTYCSTGFPMGCQVRRDLDTCTPIVATNQAPVGAYFLFNHVDIEITYHSGAEEEWGVGFGDNGGRIISAKVKPASIRHTNTEKQLDCNTRTPLEIPNMLTGDETFSITYSYRVTFHRNNTIKWSSRWDYILESMPHTNIQWFSILNSLVIVLFLSGMVAMILLRTLHKDIARYNQMECGEDAQEEFGWKLVHGDVFRPPRRGMLLAVFLGSGAQVFGMTLVTLAFACLGFLSPANRGALMTCALVAWVLLGAAAGYVSARIYKSFGGRRWKSNILLTSMVCPGVVFSLFFIMNLVLWGKGSSAAIPFSTLLALLALWFGVSVPLTFIGAYFGFRKRILDHPVRTNQIPRQIPEQSLYTQAVPGVVMGGVLPFGCIFIQLFFILNSLWSSQMYYMFGFLFLVFVILVITCSETTILLCYFHLCAEDYHWWWRAFLSSGSTAGYLFVYCCHYFVTKLNIEDAASTFLYFGYTLIMVFLFFLLTGTIGFMACFWFVRKIYSVVKVD, from the exons ATGATCACGACAGCTTCGTTATTCGTTTGCGCATTATCGCTTTTGACATGTGTAAAAGCGTTTTATTTACCCGGCTTAGCCCCGGTAAATTACTGTAGTAAAACCGGCGAGGATAACGCAAACACTTGCAAA AATGAAATCCCATTGTATGTGAACAGATTAAACACAGAAGAGTCAGTGATACCATTTGAATATCATCACTTTGATTTCTGCACAACAGATGAAACTCAATCTCCAGTTGAGAATCTTGGTCAAGTTGTATTCGGGGAGCGAATTAGGCCAAGTCCATACAAGCTGAACTTTATGGAAAATGTTGATTGTGCAGCTGTGTGTACTAAAACTTACAAGGGGTCGAACCCCGAGTCGCTAAAGAAGTTGAACTTGTTGAAGATGGGTATGGCGCTGTATTATCAGCATCACTGGATACTGGACAATATGCCGGTCACCTGGTGCTACTTGGTGGACAAAGAGAAGACTTACTGCAGCACTGGCTTCCCTATGGGCTGCCAAGTCAGGCGGGATTTG GACACATGCACACCGATCGTAGCCACTAATCAGGCCCCGGTCGGCGCCTACTTCCTGTTCAACCACGTGGACATCGAGATAACGTACCACAGCGGCGCCGAGGAGGAGTGGGGCGTGGGCTTCGGTGATAATGGTGGAAGGATTATTTCGGCTAAG GTTAAACCAGCCAGCATCCGGCACACAAACACCGAAAAGCAGCTAGACTGCAACACTCGGACTCCCCTCGAAATACCCAACATGCTCACTGGAGACGAGACCTTCTCCATCACCTACTCCTACCGCGTCACCTTCCACCGGAACAACACCATCAAATGGTCATCCCGATGGGACTACATCCTCGAATCGATGCCGCATACGAATATACAGTGGTTCTCCATTTTGAACTCGTTGGTTATAGTCCTGTTCCTTAGTGGAATGGTTGCTATGATTTTGTTGAGGACCCTTCACAAGGATATTGCGAGATACAATCAGATGGAGTGTGGAGAAGATGCCCAG GAAGAGTTTGGTTGGAAACTGGTGCACGGAGATGTGTTCAGACCGCCGCGACGAGGAATGCTGCTGGCTGTCTTCCTGGGATCCGGGGCACAG GTATTCGGCATGACCCTGGTGACCCTGGCGTTCGCGTGCCTCGGTTTCCTGTCGCCCGCCAACCGCGGCGCCCTGATGACGTGCGCGCTGGTGGCCTGGGTGCTGCTCGGCGCGGCCGCCGGCTATGTCAGCGCGCGCATCTACAAGAGCTTCGGCGGACGGCGATGGAAGAGCAATATCTTGTTGACTTCTATGGTGTGCCCTGG tgtGGTGTTCTCCCTGTTCTTCATAATGAACCTGGTTCTCTGGGGCAAGGGCTCATCGGCTGCGATTCCATTCTCCACCCTTTTGGCGCTGCTGGCTCTGTGGTTCGGAGTCTCTGTGCCGCTAACTTTCATCGGCGCTTACTTCGGCTTTAGGAAGAGG ATTCTGGACCATCCAGTGCGCACTAACCAAATTCCACGGCAGATCCCTGAGCAGTCCCTCTACACGCAAGCGGTGCCTGGCGTCGTCATGGGCGGAGTCCTGCCGTTCGGGTGCATCTTCATACAGCTGTTCTTCATCCTCAACTCTCTGTGGTCCAGCCAg ATGTACTACATGTTCGGCTTCCTATTCCTCGTGTTCGTGATCCTGGTGATCACGTGCTCGGAGACCACCATCCTGCTGTGCTACTTCCACCTCTGCGCCGAGGACTACCACTGGTGGTGGCGCGCCTTCTTATCTTCAGGCTCGACAGCTG GTTACCTCTTCGTCTACTGCTGTCATTACTTCGTCACCAAATTGAACATAGAAGACGCCGCCTCAACTTTCCTGTACTTCGGTTACACGCTCATCATGGTATTCTTATTCTTCCTATTAACGGGCACTATAGGATTCATGGCTTGCTTCTGGTTCGTGAGGAAGATTTACAGTGTAGTTAAGGTAGATTAG